A window of Oncorhynchus keta strain PuntledgeMale-10-30-2019 chromosome 27, Oket_V2, whole genome shotgun sequence contains these coding sequences:
- the nfe2 gene encoding transcription factor NF-E2 45 kDa subunit, with the protein MCAAANYVLPLRRHSEGLANPGRLCGGVSMPTHAPRARSHGAPHPHDEEMDLAWQELMAITELQEFEVPHDSPDENIQYHPMELPISLGGYGMAQSHTEPLPCGGATNPDAAYEGTYSKVMPACQHQATGEAAAEALYGHSGNHSGVLNPIQPPLMSLLEHMSLPSVGGEGLVGNDNAGPSQGPRRYVLGTSHGQSKHPPCTVDDLESDSGLSLGSSPPLASPDDAMTGVPAYSSTEVGLNYSHREMENMGEQGRGASLFYSVDYQQHPNNPYHYSGMHSSYFPVTQPSQMQPQPHFLPPMSMKHQHGLPSALNDRHLNSSAIRESSPQAFYEKPRGNPLPVPLSRDERRALALKIPFPLEKIINLPVDDFNELLTQYTLTDSQLALVRDIRRRGKNKVAAQNCRKRKLENIVYLEGELGQLQAQREHLARERLEFQRNLTIVKHRLTDLYAEVFSQLRDEDGHPYSIEDYSLQQTPDGNVYLVPRSKVLDGE; encoded by the exons ATGTGTGCAGCAGCCAACTATGTGCTCCCATTGAGGAGGCACAGTGAG GGCTTGGCGAATCCTGGCAGGCTGTGTGGGGGGGTATCGATGCCCACCCATGCCCCTAGAGCCCGGTCACATGGAGCCCCCCACCCACACGACGAAGAGATGGACTTGGCCTGGCAGGAACTGATGGCCATCACTGAGCTTCAG GAGTTTGAGGTCCCACATGACAGCCCAGACGAAAATATTCAGTACCATCCCATGGAGCTGCCCATCTCTCTGGGAGGTTATGGCATGGCTCAGTCTCACACAGAGCCCCTCCCGTGTGGGGGTGCGACAAATCCTGATGCTGCTTATGAGGGAACCTACTCTAAAGTAATGCCAGCTTGCCAACATCAAGCCACCGGGGAAGCAGCAGCAGAAGCACTGTATGGACATTCTGGAAACCATTCTGGAGTTCTGAACCCTATACAGCCACCGCTGATGAGCCTTCTAGAGCATATGAGTCTCCCGAGCGTCGGTGGTGAGGGGCTTGTTGGAAATGACAATGCTGGCCCCTCTCAGGGCCCGAGGCGGTACGTGCTAGGGACAAGTCATGGGCAGAGCAAACACCCACCATGCACTGTGGATGATCTGGAATCTGACTCTGGCCTATCTCTGGGTTCCAGCCCACCACTAGCCTCACCAGATGATGCCATGACTGGTGTCCCTGCTTATTCAAGCACAGAGGTTGGTCTGAACTATAGTCACAGGGAGATGGAGAATATGGGTGAGCAAGGTAGGGGAGCTAGCCTCTTTTACTCTGTGGACTATCAGCAGCATCCCAATAACCCCTACCACTACTCAGGGATGCACTCCTCTTACTTCCCTGTAACACAACCATCCCAAATGCAACCACAGCCTCACTTCCTGCCTCCCATGTCAATGAAACATCAACATGGTTTACCCAGTGCCTTGAACGACCGGCATCTTAACAGCTCTGCCATCAGAGAGAGCTCTCCCCAGGCGTTCTATGAAAAACCCAGAGGTAACCCTCTTCCTGTCCCTCTGAGCCGGGATGAACGCCGAGCCCTCGCCCTCAAGATCCCTTTCCCTCTAGAGAAGATCATCAACCTACCTGTGGACGACTTCAACGAGCTCCTGACACAGTACACCCTCACGGACTCCCAGCTCGCCCTCGTCAGGGACATCCGCCGGCGGGGTAAGAACAAGGTGGCAGCCCAGAATTGCAGGAAGAGGAAGCTGGAGAACATTGTTTACCTGGAGGGGGAGTTGGGTCAGCTGCAGGCCCAGAGGGAACATCTGGCCAGGGAGAGGTTGGAGTTCCAACGCAACCTGACTATTGTTAAACACCGCCTCACAGACTTGTATGCTGAAGTCTTTTCTCAGCTCCGGGATGAGGATGGACATCCCTACTCTATAGAGGACTACTCTCTACAGCAGACCCCTGATGGGAACGTATACCTGGTGCCTCGTAGTAAAGTGTTGGATGGAGAATAA
- the LOC118360077 gene encoding heterogeneous nuclear ribonucleoprotein A1-like isoform X3: MSKEAPREPEQLRKLFIGGLSFETTDESLREHFEQWGSLTDCVVMRDPANKRSRGFGFVTYSGVNEVDAAMEARPHKVDGRLVEPKRAVSREDSSRPGAHVTVKKIFVGGIKEDTEDSHLRDYFEQFGKIEVIDIMTDRTSGKKRGFAFVTFDDHDAVDRIVIQKYHTLNGHNCEVRKALSRQEMQTTGVGMRGGRGGGGNYGRGGGYGGNDFDRDGGYFDGRGGRGGGYGGGDGGYNNGYGGGDGGYGGGPGGYGGGNRGYGGGQGYGGGQGGGYGGGNGYNDYNNGNGGNFGGGNFGGGGGGGGNNYNDFGNYNNQASNYGPMKGNNFGGSGGGGGGSGGGSSGGSGGGGGGRSSGPYGGGYGGNSGGGGGGGGGYGGGSGGRRF; encoded by the exons ATGTCGAAGGAG GCCCCACGTGAACCCGAGCAGCTCCGCAAACTGTTCATCGGAGGTCTGAGCTTCGAAACCACGGATGAGAGTTTGCGAGAACACTTCGAACAATGGGGATCTCTTACAGATTGTGTG GTCATGAGAGATCCAGCCAACAAACGCTCTAGAGGTTTTGGGTTTGTCACCTACTCCGGTGTGAACGAGGTCGATGCTGCCATGGAAGCACGCCCCCATAAGGTTGATGGTAGGCTGGTAGAGCCCAAGAGGGCTGTTTCCAGAGAGGACTCTAGCCGTCCAGGTGCTCATGTCACAGTGAAAAAGATATTTGTTGGAGGTATCAAGGAAGACACTGAAGACTCCCACCTACGAGACTACTTTGAGCAATTTGGCAAGATTGAAGTAATAGATATTATGACCGATCGCACCAGTGGCAAGAAGAGGGGCTTTGCCTTTGTCACGTTTGATGACCATGATGCAGTGGACAGGATTGTCA TCCAGAAATACCACACTTTGAACGGTCACAATTGCGAAGTGAGGAAAGCATTGTCCAGACAGGAGATGCAGACAACAGGAGTGGGTATGAGGGGTG GCCGCGGAGGTGGCGGCAACTATGGCAGAGGTGGAGGATATGGAGGTAATGATTTTGACCGTGATGGTGGATACTTCGATGGCCGTG GAGGCAGAGGGGGTGGATACGGAGGAGGAGATGGCGGTTACAACAATGGTTATGGGGGAGGTGACG GTGGCTATGGTGGAGGCCCTGGTGGTTATGGCGGCGGTAACCGCGGCTACGGCGGGGGGCAAGGTTATGGTGGCGGACAGGGTGGCGGCTACGGTGGTGGAAATGGCTATAACGACTACAACAATGGCAATGGTGGAAACTTTGGCGGCG GGAACTTTGGCGGCGGTGGTGGTGGCGGCGGCAACAACTACAATGACTTTGGCAACTACAACAACCAGGCTTCCAACTACGGCCCAATGAAGGGTAACAACTTTGGAGGCAgcggtggaggtggtggtggtagcggtGGTGGCAGCAGTGGTGGAAGCGGTGGTGGTGGCGGTGGCAGGAGTAGCGGTCCATATGGAG GTGGATATGGAGGTAACTCTGGAGGTGGTGGTGGCGGCGGCGGTGGATATGGCGGGGGCTCCGGTGGACGACGATTCTAA
- the LOC118360077 gene encoding heterogeneous nuclear ribonucleoprotein A1-like isoform X1 — protein MSKEAPREPEQLRKLFIGGLSFETTDESLREHFEQWGSLTDCVVMRDPANKRSRGFGFVTYSGVNEVDAAMEARPHKVDGRLVEPKRAVSREDSSRPGAHVTVKKIFVGGIKEDTEDSHLRDYFEQFGKIEVIDIMTDRTSGKKRGFAFVTFDDHDAVDRIVIQKYHTLNGHNCEVRKALSRQEMQTTGVGMRGGRGGGGNYGRGGGYGGNDFDRDGGYFDGRGGRGGGYGGGDGGYNNGYGGGDGGYGGGPGGYGGGNRGYGGGQGYGGGQGGGYGGGNGYNDYNNGNGGNFGGGKSMASPQEAAPVGGNFGGGGGGGGNNYNDFGNYNNQASNYGPMKGNNFGGSGGGGGGSGGGSSGGSGGGGGGRSSGPYGGGYGGNSGGGGGGGGGYGGGSGGRRF, from the exons ATGTCGAAGGAG GCCCCACGTGAACCCGAGCAGCTCCGCAAACTGTTCATCGGAGGTCTGAGCTTCGAAACCACGGATGAGAGTTTGCGAGAACACTTCGAACAATGGGGATCTCTTACAGATTGTGTG GTCATGAGAGATCCAGCCAACAAACGCTCTAGAGGTTTTGGGTTTGTCACCTACTCCGGTGTGAACGAGGTCGATGCTGCCATGGAAGCACGCCCCCATAAGGTTGATGGTAGGCTGGTAGAGCCCAAGAGGGCTGTTTCCAGAGAGGACTCTAGCCGTCCAGGTGCTCATGTCACAGTGAAAAAGATATTTGTTGGAGGTATCAAGGAAGACACTGAAGACTCCCACCTACGAGACTACTTTGAGCAATTTGGCAAGATTGAAGTAATAGATATTATGACCGATCGCACCAGTGGCAAGAAGAGGGGCTTTGCCTTTGTCACGTTTGATGACCATGATGCAGTGGACAGGATTGTCA TCCAGAAATACCACACTTTGAACGGTCACAATTGCGAAGTGAGGAAAGCATTGTCCAGACAGGAGATGCAGACAACAGGAGTGGGTATGAGGGGTG GCCGCGGAGGTGGCGGCAACTATGGCAGAGGTGGAGGATATGGAGGTAATGATTTTGACCGTGATGGTGGATACTTCGATGGCCGTG GAGGCAGAGGGGGTGGATACGGAGGAGGAGATGGCGGTTACAACAATGGTTATGGGGGAGGTGACG GTGGCTATGGTGGAGGCCCTGGTGGTTATGGCGGCGGTAACCGCGGCTACGGCGGGGGGCAAGGTTATGGTGGCGGACAGGGTGGCGGCTACGGTGGTGGAAATGGCTATAACGACTACAACAATGGCAATGGTGGAAACTTTGGCGGCGGTAAGTCCATGGCTTCCCCACAAGAAGCAGCCCCAGTTGGTG GGAACTTTGGCGGCGGTGGTGGTGGCGGCGGCAACAACTACAATGACTTTGGCAACTACAACAACCAGGCTTCCAACTACGGCCCAATGAAGGGTAACAACTTTGGAGGCAgcggtggaggtggtggtggtagcggtGGTGGCAGCAGTGGTGGAAGCGGTGGTGGTGGCGGTGGCAGGAGTAGCGGTCCATATGGAG GTGGATATGGAGGTAACTCTGGAGGTGGTGGTGGCGGCGGCGGTGGATATGGCGGGGGCTCCGGTGGACGACGATTCTAA
- the LOC118360077 gene encoding heterogeneous nuclear ribonucleoprotein A1-like isoform X4 — MSKEAPREPEQLRKLFIGGLSFETTDESLREHFEQWGSLTDCVVMRDPANKRSRGFGFVTYSGVNEVDAAMEARPHKVDGRLVEPKRAVSREDSSRPGAHVTVKKIFVGGIKEDTEDSHLRDYFEQFGKIEVIDIMTDRTSGKKRGFAFVTFDDHDAVDRIVIQKYHTLNGHNCEVRKALSRQEMQTTGVGMRGGRGGGGNYGRGGGYGGDADSSVSGGRGGGYGGGDGGYNNGYGGGDGGYGGGPGGYGGGNRGYGGGQGYGGGQGGGYGGGNGYNDYNNGNGGNFGGGNFGGGGGGGGNNYNDFGNYNNQASNYGPMKGNNFGGSGGGGGGSGGGSSGGSGGGGGGRSSGPYGGGYGGNSGGGGGGGGGYGGGSGGRRF; from the exons ATGTCGAAGGAG GCCCCACGTGAACCCGAGCAGCTCCGCAAACTGTTCATCGGAGGTCTGAGCTTCGAAACCACGGATGAGAGTTTGCGAGAACACTTCGAACAATGGGGATCTCTTACAGATTGTGTG GTCATGAGAGATCCAGCCAACAAACGCTCTAGAGGTTTTGGGTTTGTCACCTACTCCGGTGTGAACGAGGTCGATGCTGCCATGGAAGCACGCCCCCATAAGGTTGATGGTAGGCTGGTAGAGCCCAAGAGGGCTGTTTCCAGAGAGGACTCTAGCCGTCCAGGTGCTCATGTCACAGTGAAAAAGATATTTGTTGGAGGTATCAAGGAAGACACTGAAGACTCCCACCTACGAGACTACTTTGAGCAATTTGGCAAGATTGAAGTAATAGATATTATGACCGATCGCACCAGTGGCAAGAAGAGGGGCTTTGCCTTTGTCACGTTTGATGACCATGATGCAGTGGACAGGATTGTCA TCCAGAAATACCACACTTTGAACGGTCACAATTGCGAAGTGAGGAAAGCATTGTCCAGACAGGAGATGCAGACAACAGGAGTGGGTATGAGGGGTG GCCGCGGAGGTGGCGGCAACTATGGCAGAGGTGGAGGATATGGAG GTGACGCTGACTCGTCTGTTTCAGGAGGCAGAGGGGGTGGATACGGAGGAGGAGATGGCGGTTACAACAATGGTTATGGGGGAGGTGACG GTGGCTATGGTGGAGGCCCTGGTGGTTATGGCGGCGGTAACCGCGGCTACGGCGGGGGGCAAGGTTATGGTGGCGGACAGGGTGGCGGCTACGGTGGTGGAAATGGCTATAACGACTACAACAATGGCAATGGTGGAAACTTTGGCGGCG GGAACTTTGGCGGCGGTGGTGGTGGCGGCGGCAACAACTACAATGACTTTGGCAACTACAACAACCAGGCTTCCAACTACGGCCCAATGAAGGGTAACAACTTTGGAGGCAgcggtggaggtggtggtggtagcggtGGTGGCAGCAGTGGTGGAAGCGGTGGTGGTGGCGGTGGCAGGAGTAGCGGTCCATATGGAG GTGGATATGGAGGTAACTCTGGAGGTGGTGGTGGCGGCGGCGGTGGATATGGCGGGGGCTCCGGTGGACGACGATTCTAA
- the LOC118360077 gene encoding heterogeneous nuclear ribonucleoprotein A1-like isoform X2 gives MSKEAPREPEQLRKLFIGGLSFETTDESLREHFEQWGSLTDCVVMRDPANKRSRGFGFVTYSGVNEVDAAMEARPHKVDGRLVEPKRAVSREDSSRPGAHVTVKKIFVGGIKEDTEDSHLRDYFEQFGKIEVIDIMTDRTSGKKRGFAFVTFDDHDAVDRIVIQKYHTLNGHNCEVRKALSRQEMQTTGVGMRGGRGGGGNYGRGGGYGGDADSSVSGGRGGGYGGGDGGYNNGYGGGDGGYGGGPGGYGGGNRGYGGGQGYGGGQGGGYGGGNGYNDYNNGNGGNFGGGKSMASPQEAAPVGGNFGGGGGGGGNNYNDFGNYNNQASNYGPMKGNNFGGSGGGGGGSGGGSSGGSGGGGGGRSSGPYGGGYGGNSGGGGGGGGGYGGGSGGRRF, from the exons ATGTCGAAGGAG GCCCCACGTGAACCCGAGCAGCTCCGCAAACTGTTCATCGGAGGTCTGAGCTTCGAAACCACGGATGAGAGTTTGCGAGAACACTTCGAACAATGGGGATCTCTTACAGATTGTGTG GTCATGAGAGATCCAGCCAACAAACGCTCTAGAGGTTTTGGGTTTGTCACCTACTCCGGTGTGAACGAGGTCGATGCTGCCATGGAAGCACGCCCCCATAAGGTTGATGGTAGGCTGGTAGAGCCCAAGAGGGCTGTTTCCAGAGAGGACTCTAGCCGTCCAGGTGCTCATGTCACAGTGAAAAAGATATTTGTTGGAGGTATCAAGGAAGACACTGAAGACTCCCACCTACGAGACTACTTTGAGCAATTTGGCAAGATTGAAGTAATAGATATTATGACCGATCGCACCAGTGGCAAGAAGAGGGGCTTTGCCTTTGTCACGTTTGATGACCATGATGCAGTGGACAGGATTGTCA TCCAGAAATACCACACTTTGAACGGTCACAATTGCGAAGTGAGGAAAGCATTGTCCAGACAGGAGATGCAGACAACAGGAGTGGGTATGAGGGGTG GCCGCGGAGGTGGCGGCAACTATGGCAGAGGTGGAGGATATGGAG GTGACGCTGACTCGTCTGTTTCAGGAGGCAGAGGGGGTGGATACGGAGGAGGAGATGGCGGTTACAACAATGGTTATGGGGGAGGTGACG GTGGCTATGGTGGAGGCCCTGGTGGTTATGGCGGCGGTAACCGCGGCTACGGCGGGGGGCAAGGTTATGGTGGCGGACAGGGTGGCGGCTACGGTGGTGGAAATGGCTATAACGACTACAACAATGGCAATGGTGGAAACTTTGGCGGCGGTAAGTCCATGGCTTCCCCACAAGAAGCAGCCCCAGTTGGTG GGAACTTTGGCGGCGGTGGTGGTGGCGGCGGCAACAACTACAATGACTTTGGCAACTACAACAACCAGGCTTCCAACTACGGCCCAATGAAGGGTAACAACTTTGGAGGCAgcggtggaggtggtggtggtagcggtGGTGGCAGCAGTGGTGGAAGCGGTGGTGGTGGCGGTGGCAGGAGTAGCGGTCCATATGGAG GTGGATATGGAGGTAACTCTGGAGGTGGTGGTGGCGGCGGCGGTGGATATGGCGGGGGCTCCGGTGGACGACGATTCTAA
- the LOC118360078 gene encoding chromobox protein homolog 5-like: MGKKTRENDDDASGSSSEEEEFIVEKVLDRRTVKGRVEFFLKWKGYSEKHNTWEPEKNLGCPELIAEFMKTYKKPSGGSTPSGGGAKSSAGSSGRSKEGSSKRRNSDDDEEGSSNKPKRKKEDDVLIARGFERGLEPEKIIGATDSCGDLMFLMKWKDSDEADLVLAKEANHKCPQIVIAFYEERLTWHEDGDKKEKGAVSIVQVNVPE, translated from the exons ATGGGAAAGAAGACTCGTGAAAATGATGATGACGCCTCGGGCTCATCTTCAGAAGAGGAAGAATTTATTGTGGAGAAGGTTCTGGACAGAAGGACGGTGAAGGGCCGAGTTGAATTCTTCCTTAAGTGGAAAGGTTATTCAGA AAAACACAACACATGGGAGCCAGAGAAGAATCTCGGCTGCCCCGAGCTCATTGCTGAGTTTATGAAGACTTACAAGAAGCCTAGCGGCGGTTCCACCCCCAGCGGCGGAGGAGCCAAGTCCAGTGCGGGATCATCAGGCCGTAGTAAGGAAGGCAGCAGCAAGAGGAGAAACTCTGACGATGATGAGGAGGGGAGCAGCAATAAGCCCAAACGGAAAAAAGAG GATGACGTCCTGATTGCGAGAGGCTTTGAGAGAGGTCTGGAACCAGAGAAGATTATTGGAGCCACAGACTCCTGTGGAGACCTCATGTTCCTCATGAAGTG GAAGGACTCTGATGAGGCAGATCTGGTGCTGGCCAAGGAGGCCAATCACAAGTGCCCGCAGATCGTCATAGCTTTCTACGAAGAGCGCCTCACCTGGCATGAAGACGGGGATAAGAAGGAGAAGGGCGCTGTGAGCAT TGTACAGGTTAATGTCCCTGAATAA